In a single window of the Listeria cossartiae subsp. cossartiae genome:
- a CDS encoding flavodoxin has protein sequence MTKVMIVYASMTGNTQEIADILGEELEKYDIEVEIEECISVDPADLLEYDGALIGGYTYDDGQLPDEFVDFYEDMADVDFSGKVCASFGSGDTFYDEYCLTVDLIETRLKEQGATVPVAGLKVDLDPDEEDVVRAESYAKTFVDVLKG, from the coding sequence ATGACAAAAGTGATGATCGTTTATGCCAGCATGACTGGTAATACACAAGAAATTGCCGACATTTTAGGTGAAGAATTAGAAAAATACGATATCGAAGTAGAAATTGAAGAATGTATTTCCGTTGATCCTGCAGATTTACTCGAATATGATGGCGCGTTAATCGGCGGCTATACTTACGATGATGGTCAGCTTCCTGATGAATTCGTTGATTTTTATGAAGATATGGCGGACGTTGATTTTAGCGGCAAGGTGTGCGCTTCTTTCGGTTCTGGCGATACTTTTTACGATGAGTATTGTTTAACCGTTGATTTAATCGAAACTCGTCTAAAAGAACAAGGCGCGACTGTTCCTGTTGCAGGGCTTAAAGTTGACCTTGATCCTGACGAAGAAGATGTGGTTCGCGCTGAAAGTTACGCTAAAACATTTGTTGATGTATTAAAAGGTTAA
- the mreBH gene encoding rod-share determining protein MreBH, which translates to MFGTTTLGIDLGTANILVYSKEKGIILNEPSVVALNTHDGTVLAIGQEAKEMIGKTPASISAVRPMKDGVIADFDLTSGLLREIMRRISISGVKKPNVVVCTPTGATSVERRAISDAVRSTGARSVVLIEEPVAAAIGADLPVAEPVANVIVDIGGGTSEIAIISYGGVVSSTSIRTGGDHMDEEIIQYIRKNYNLLIGQSTAERIKMELGYAPIEHVPQTTDIRGRDLLTGLPKTIQISSVEIQSALSETLMRILEAIRNTLELCPPELSGDIVDRGIILSGGGSLLQGFRDWLVQEIDVPVHMAPSPLESVAIGTGRSLVFADKLAKN; encoded by the coding sequence ATGTTTGGAACAACAACTCTTGGAATTGATTTAGGTACTGCAAATATTTTAGTTTACAGTAAAGAAAAAGGCATTATTTTGAATGAACCATCTGTGGTCGCGTTAAATACGCATGACGGCACGGTTCTCGCGATTGGTCAGGAAGCAAAAGAGATGATTGGCAAAACGCCAGCCTCGATTTCTGCTGTAAGACCGATGAAAGATGGCGTTATTGCTGACTTTGATTTAACGAGTGGCCTTCTTCGTGAGATTATGCGTCGAATTTCGATTAGCGGGGTGAAAAAGCCCAATGTGGTTGTTTGTACGCCAACCGGAGCTACTTCAGTCGAACGCCGCGCTATTTCTGATGCGGTAAGATCAACTGGCGCTCGTTCGGTTGTTTTAATTGAAGAGCCTGTCGCTGCTGCTATCGGTGCTGATTTGCCGGTTGCTGAACCTGTCGCAAATGTCATTGTCGATATCGGCGGTGGTACGAGTGAGATTGCGATTATTTCTTACGGTGGTGTCGTTTCAAGCACATCGATTCGAACTGGTGGCGATCATATGGATGAAGAAATCATTCAATACATCCGTAAAAACTACAACCTTCTAATCGGCCAATCAACCGCTGAACGAATTAAAATGGAACTTGGCTACGCGCCGATTGAACATGTACCGCAAACAACCGATATTCGGGGTCGCGATTTACTCACTGGATTGCCAAAAACAATTCAAATAAGCTCGGTAGAAATTCAAAGTGCCTTATCAGAAACGCTAATGCGCATTCTGGAAGCGATTCGAAATACACTTGAGTTATGTCCACCAGAATTAAGTGGTGATATTGTTGACCGAGGTATTATTTTAAGTGGTGGCGGTTCCCTTCTACAAGGTTTCCGTGACTGGCTTGTACAAGAAATCGATGTCCCTGTACATATGGCTCCAAGTCCTTTGGAATCTGTTGCAATCGGCACAGGTAGATCCCTCGTTTTTGCAGATAAATTAGCTAAAAATTAA
- a CDS encoding aminoglycoside N(3)-acetyltransferase has product MGEKMAIWRTKKPATKHKIVSDLRKAGIEKGDTIIFHASMSKADWICGGPVTVILALQELVGETGNLVMPAQTGQLTDPSKWENPPVPESWWKIIREETPPFDPLVTPTRGMGVIAETFRAMPDVARSFHPYHSFCAWGKDKEHILANQPLAKSMGDESPLGKLYQLGAKIILFGVDNNNNTSLHLAEERSNLFPLIENQAAFLKNGEIIWEKYQEIDYNSEAFIALGRAYEKTRDFHPTTIIGAPTKIYEMRDLVDFGTNYFQTKNH; this is encoded by the coding sequence ATGGGAGAAAAAATGGCCATCTGGCGAACAAAAAAACCAGCAACAAAACATAAAATCGTGTCTGACCTAAGAAAAGCGGGTATTGAAAAAGGCGATACGATTATTTTTCATGCTTCGATGTCAAAAGCAGACTGGATTTGCGGCGGCCCAGTCACGGTTATTTTAGCCTTGCAAGAACTTGTTGGTGAAACAGGTAACCTTGTCATGCCAGCTCAAACGGGACAATTAACGGATCCATCTAAATGGGAAAATCCGCCAGTTCCAGAAAGTTGGTGGAAAATCATTCGCGAAGAAACACCACCATTTGATCCTCTCGTAACACCGACTCGCGGAATGGGCGTTATTGCGGAAACTTTTCGAGCAATGCCCGATGTCGCGCGTAGTTTTCATCCGTATCATTCGTTTTGTGCCTGGGGGAAGGACAAAGAACACATCCTTGCTAACCAGCCGCTTGCGAAAAGTATGGGAGATGAATCACCGCTTGGAAAACTCTATCAACTTGGGGCAAAAATTATTTTGTTTGGCGTCGATAATAATAACAATACATCGCTACATCTGGCAGAAGAACGATCTAACCTCTTTCCACTTATCGAAAACCAAGCTGCTTTTCTAAAAAACGGCGAAATCATTTGGGAGAAGTATCAAGAAATCGACTATAATAGTGAGGCATTTATTGCTTTAGGTCGAGCTTACGAGAAAACGCGCGATTTTCATCCAACGACAATTATCGGAGCACCAACGAAAATTTATGAAATGCGTGATTTAGTAGATTTTGGGACCAATTATTTCCAAACAAAAAACCACTAA
- the rlmD gene encoding 23S rRNA (uracil(1939)-C(5))-methyltransferase RlmD: MNQNPVEEGQKFPLTIRRMGINGEGIGYFKKAVVFVPGAITGEEVVVEAVKVRDRFTEAKLNKIRKKSPNRVTAPCPVYEACGGCQLQHVAYSAQLELKRDIVIQSIEKHTKIDPAKLKIRPTIGMEDPWRYRNKSQFQTRMVGSGQVETGLFGANSHQLVPIEDCIVQQPVTIKVTNFVRDLLEKYGVPIYDEKAGSGIVRTIVVRTGVKTGETQLVFITNSKKLPKKREILAEIEAALPEVTSIMQNVNQAKSSLIFGDETFLLAGKESIEEKLMELEFDLSARAFFQLNPFQTERLYQEVEKALVLTGSETLVDAYCGVGTIGQAFAGKVKEVRGMDIIPESIEDAKRNAEKNGIENVYYEVGKAEDVLPKWVKEGFSPDAVIVDPPRSGCDQGLITSLLEVEAKQLVYVSCNPSTLARDLALLAKKYRIRYMQPVDMFPQTAHVETVVLLQLKN; the protein is encoded by the coding sequence ATGAATCAAAATCCAGTAGAAGAAGGCCAAAAATTCCCATTAACGATTCGACGTATGGGAATCAACGGGGAAGGAATTGGCTACTTTAAAAAAGCAGTTGTATTTGTACCTGGCGCAATTACCGGTGAAGAGGTAGTTGTCGAAGCGGTCAAAGTTCGTGATCGTTTCACCGAAGCAAAATTAAATAAAATCCGTAAAAAATCTCCCAACCGAGTTACCGCACCTTGTCCAGTTTATGAGGCGTGTGGTGGTTGCCAGTTGCAACACGTGGCCTATAGCGCCCAACTTGAATTAAAACGAGATATTGTTATTCAATCAATCGAAAAACATACAAAAATCGATCCAGCGAAATTAAAAATTCGCCCAACAATCGGCATGGAAGATCCTTGGCGTTACCGCAATAAGAGCCAATTCCAAACAAGAATGGTAGGCAGTGGCCAAGTCGAAACAGGACTTTTCGGAGCCAATTCCCACCAACTTGTTCCAATTGAAGATTGTATCGTTCAACAACCCGTTACGATTAAAGTAACGAATTTTGTTCGTGATTTACTCGAAAAATACGGCGTACCAATTTATGATGAAAAAGCTGGTAGCGGCATCGTGCGGACCATCGTCGTTCGTACTGGCGTGAAAACCGGCGAAACACAGCTCGTCTTCATTACAAATAGTAAAAAGTTACCGAAAAAACGCGAAATCCTTGCTGAAATTGAAGCAGCTCTTCCAGAAGTGACTTCCATAATGCAAAACGTAAACCAAGCGAAATCTTCGCTCATTTTCGGCGATGAAACCTTCCTTTTAGCAGGGAAAGAAAGCATCGAAGAAAAATTAATGGAACTAGAATTCGATTTATCGGCCCGTGCCTTTTTCCAATTAAACCCGTTCCAAACAGAGCGGCTCTACCAAGAAGTCGAAAAAGCACTCGTCCTAACAGGCAGTGAAACATTAGTAGATGCTTATTGCGGCGTTGGAACAATCGGCCAAGCTTTTGCCGGAAAAGTAAAAGAAGTTCGCGGCATGGATATCATTCCAGAATCCATCGAAGACGCCAAACGAAACGCTGAGAAAAATGGCATCGAAAACGTTTATTATGAAGTAGGAAAAGCAGAAGACGTATTGCCTAAATGGGTGAAAGAAGGTTTCAGCCCCGATGCAGTGATTGTTGACCCACCAAGAAGCGGCTGTGACCAAGGCCTCATTACATCATTACTAGAAGTAGAAGCAAAACAACTTGTCTACGTATCCTGTAATCCGTCCACATTAGCACGTGACTTGGCTTTACTTGCGAAGAAATACCGCATTCGCTATATGCAACCTGTCGATATGTTCCCGCAAACAGCTCATGTAGAGACCGTAGTACTTTTGCAATTAAAGAATTAA
- a CDS encoding MDR family MFS transporter — protein sequence MKFSTWDINLKVRLFGEALLDISFWMVFPFLTIYFSESIGRELTSLLLIISQVLAVFTALLGGYFADNFGRKRMMSISVIGEGFGFLVFAIGALHVVDSPYLSFAGFAIASVFMAFYQPASQAMIADVVPPEHRTHIYSVFYMMINIAVVIGPILGSVLFYNFTTETLLAIVCADLLLLFLLQKFGHETAPLLVNPDLQKETVRKSMGAVLVEQLKNYKIIFKDKIFFLYIIAGIIVSQSFMQLDLLFPLYIKEVIGASNLFSLHFTGEQLFGVIVSINGFFVAALTVVVTRWMSHFREKFVFMNSSFLYAIAIFLFGIATGPWGAICAIILFSFAELMTVGLQQTFVSQLAPEDKRAMYFSAAGLRYTLGKVIAPLAITLSTLIGYTGTFVIIGILALISGLIYYYMYSEFEKQRQIS from the coding sequence ATGAAATTTAGTACATGGGACATCAATTTAAAAGTAAGGCTTTTTGGGGAAGCGCTACTCGATATTTCTTTTTGGATGGTCTTCCCCTTTCTAACGATTTACTTTTCGGAAAGTATTGGCCGTGAGCTAACGAGTCTCTTGCTGATTATTTCGCAAGTGCTGGCGGTTTTCACAGCTTTACTCGGCGGTTACTTTGCAGATAACTTTGGCAGAAAACGGATGATGAGTATTTCTGTTATTGGTGAAGGTTTTGGTTTTCTTGTTTTTGCAATAGGCGCGCTCCATGTGGTGGATTCGCCTTACTTAAGTTTTGCTGGTTTTGCGATTGCGAGTGTTTTTATGGCGTTTTATCAGCCGGCAAGCCAAGCGATGATCGCAGACGTAGTGCCACCGGAACATCGGACACATATTTATTCGGTTTTCTATATGATGATTAATATTGCTGTTGTTATTGGTCCAATTCTAGGTTCGGTATTATTTTATAATTTCACGACGGAAACCTTACTTGCGATTGTTTGCGCGGATTTACTACTACTCTTCTTACTACAAAAATTTGGTCACGAAACGGCCCCACTTTTAGTTAATCCTGATTTACAGAAAGAAACGGTTCGAAAAAGTATGGGCGCTGTTTTAGTAGAGCAGCTCAAAAACTATAAAATTATTTTTAAAGATAAAATTTTCTTCTTATATATTATTGCTGGGATTATTGTTTCTCAGTCATTTATGCAACTGGATTTACTTTTCCCGCTATATATTAAAGAAGTTATCGGCGCATCTAATTTGTTTTCGCTTCATTTTACAGGTGAGCAATTGTTCGGCGTGATTGTTTCCATCAATGGATTCTTTGTTGCCGCGCTTACAGTGGTCGTTACTCGCTGGATGAGCCATTTTAGAGAAAAATTTGTCTTTATGAACTCTTCTTTTCTTTACGCGATTGCGATATTTTTATTCGGGATTGCAACGGGACCTTGGGGAGCGATTTGCGCGATTATTCTCTTTAGCTTTGCGGAACTAATGACGGTCGGTTTGCAACAAACATTTGTATCTCAGTTAGCGCCAGAAGATAAGCGAGCAATGTATTTCTCTGCTGCTGGGCTGCGTTATACACTTGGTAAAGTGATTGCGCCACTTGCGATTACACTCTCGACTTTAATTGGCTATACGGGAACATTTGTGATTATCGGTATTTTAGCACTCATTAGCGGGTTAATTTACTACTATATGTACTCCGAATTTGAAAAACAACGGCAAATTTCATAA
- a CDS encoding deoxynucleoside kinase codes for MEGVGNKVIVLAGMIGAGKSSYTELIANELGTKAFYESIKDNRILEMFYDDPKRWAFALQIYFLNTRFRSIKAALTDQNNVLDRSIYEDALFTQINFEEGNISEPEMDTYLDLLDNMMEELAYMPKKAPDLLIYLRGSLETVLSRISLRGRPYEQIEDNPGLLDYYKHLHSRYDSWFASYDKSDTLVINIDEIDINQPADANYVMQLIHEKLKR; via the coding sequence ATGGAAGGAGTAGGAAATAAAGTGATTGTTTTAGCAGGAATGATCGGCGCTGGAAAAAGTAGTTATACAGAGCTAATCGCAAATGAACTCGGAACAAAGGCATTTTATGAAAGCATTAAGGATAACCGTATCCTTGAAATGTTTTATGATGACCCAAAAAGATGGGCTTTTGCCTTACAAATATATTTTTTAAATACCCGTTTTCGCAGTATTAAAGCTGCTTTGACGGATCAAAATAATGTGCTTGATCGAAGCATTTATGAGGATGCGCTTTTTACGCAAATTAATTTTGAAGAAGGAAACATTTCGGAACCTGAGATGGATACATACCTTGATTTGCTCGACAATATGATGGAAGAGCTTGCTTATATGCCGAAAAAAGCGCCGGATTTGTTGATATACTTGCGCGGTAGTTTGGAGACCGTTCTAAGCCGGATTTCTCTGCGTGGTCGCCCTTATGAGCAAATTGAGGATAATCCGGGTTTACTTGATTATTATAAACACCTGCATAGTCGTTATGACAGCTGGTTTGCCTCCTATGATAAAAGTGATACGCTGGTAATTAATATTGACGAGATTGATATTAACCAACCGGCGGATGCTAACTATGTCATGCAATTAATTCACGAAAAATTAAAACGCTAA
- the map gene encoding type I methionyl aminopeptidase encodes MITLKSRREIDEMKAAGKILADTHKELKKIIKPGITSWDLEVFTEEFLRKNGATPEQKGFEGYEYAICASINDEICHGFPRKQKLNQGDIITVDMVVNYHGALADSAWTYAVGEIPDDVKHLMDVTHKALYLGIEQAQVGARVGDIGHAIQTYVESENLAVVREFIGHGVGPTLHEKPDIPHFGQAGKGPRLKEGMVITVEPMVNMGAWKAKMDDNGWTARTVDGSLSAQYEHTFAITKDGPEILTYQGEND; translated from the coding sequence ATGATTACACTCAAGTCAAGACGCGAAATCGATGAGATGAAAGCAGCAGGGAAAATCCTTGCCGATACGCATAAAGAACTAAAAAAAATCATTAAACCTGGCATTACTAGCTGGGATTTAGAAGTTTTTACAGAAGAATTTTTACGTAAAAATGGCGCAACTCCAGAGCAAAAAGGCTTTGAAGGATACGAATATGCTATTTGTGCAAGTATCAATGACGAAATTTGTCACGGCTTCCCGCGCAAACAAAAGCTAAACCAAGGCGACATTATTACCGTAGATATGGTCGTGAATTACCACGGCGCACTGGCTGATTCTGCTTGGACTTATGCAGTTGGTGAAATTCCAGACGATGTGAAGCATTTAATGGATGTAACCCATAAAGCACTTTACCTAGGAATCGAACAAGCCCAAGTTGGCGCTCGAGTTGGCGATATCGGCCATGCAATCCAAACATACGTAGAATCCGAAAATCTAGCAGTTGTACGCGAGTTTATCGGTCACGGTGTTGGACCAACATTACATGAAAAACCAGATATTCCGCATTTTGGTCAAGCTGGAAAAGGACCACGCTTAAAAGAAGGCATGGTTATCACGGTGGAACCTATGGTAAACATGGGCGCTTGGAAAGCAAAAATGGACGATAATGGCTGGACTGCAAGAACTGTTGATGGTTCTTTATCAGCGCAATATGAACATACTTTTGCCATTACAAAAGACGGCCCAGAAATCTTAACGTATCAAGGCGAAAACGACTAA
- a CDS encoding YihY/virulence factor BrkB family protein, which yields MWKKVVKYIKHNGIVQVGQAVSARVGRNDVSGNAAQLAYYMLFSIFPMLLIAATLLAYLHIDKDSVFNMIKEFAPDQIMDFLEDNLNTLLTQKNGGLLSIGIIATLWSASNGMNAVMKSLNKAYGVTNKRNYVVQRLLSMFFTLAMLATVGATLLLLVFGQQIGMFLINHLNFSEDFLSFWNNLRWTVTLIVIFVVFTFLYWVAPNRRSTLISVLPGALFSTIGWTVASVGFAYYVNNFGNYSATYGSIGVIIILMLWFYLTGIILMIGGELNATLAIRKKKKELGEIN from the coding sequence GTGTGGAAAAAAGTTGTAAAATATATTAAACATAACGGGATAGTTCAAGTGGGTCAAGCAGTAAGTGCGCGAGTTGGACGAAATGACGTATCAGGGAATGCGGCACAGTTAGCTTATTATATGCTGTTTTCGATTTTTCCAATGCTCTTGATTGCAGCAACTTTACTCGCCTATCTTCATATTGATAAAGATTCTGTTTTTAATATGATTAAAGAATTTGCGCCAGACCAGATTATGGACTTTTTAGAAGATAATTTAAATACCTTACTAACGCAAAAAAATGGCGGATTACTTTCTATCGGGATTATCGCGACTTTATGGTCAGCATCGAACGGCATGAATGCAGTCATGAAATCGCTCAATAAAGCGTATGGCGTAACCAATAAACGAAATTATGTCGTACAACGGTTGTTATCCATGTTCTTCACGCTAGCAATGCTTGCAACAGTGGGCGCAACCTTGCTATTACTCGTATTCGGACAACAAATAGGGATGTTTTTAATTAACCATTTGAATTTCTCAGAAGACTTTCTTAGTTTTTGGAATAACCTTCGTTGGACCGTTACGCTCATTGTTATCTTTGTTGTCTTTACCTTTTTATATTGGGTGGCACCAAACAGGCGAAGTACGCTAATAAGTGTTCTTCCAGGAGCGTTATTTTCAACCATTGGCTGGACGGTTGCTTCGGTTGGCTTTGCGTATTACGTGAACAATTTTGGTAACTACTCGGCAACTTATGGCAGTATCGGGGTAATTATTATTTTAATGTTATGGTTTTATTTAACTGGCATTATTCTAATGATAGGCGGAGAGCTAAACGCCACACTCGCGATTCGGAAAAAGAAAAAAGAATTAGGCGAAATCAATTAA
- a CDS encoding aminopeptidase: MTVFSEKLEKYAELIIKVGVNVQPEQKVVIMAPVDAAPLVRLISKYAFEVGAEDVIMDWRDEELGALRYKNAPLRVFESAPVHRVAEKTELAKEGACFISITSEDPDLLNGVDSNKIATFQKTMGGAMSEFRELMQANVVSWTVVAAASQGWAAKVFPDLTPEEQMETLWEAIFETTRINTENPVETWKNHDQTLAAKADSLNEKQFTSLHYTAPGTDLTIGLPKNHLWVGAGSKNKKGHEFMANMPTEEVFCCADKLKVEGYVSSTKPLSYAGNIIDDFKITFEKGRIVGVEAASGEEILKDLIATDEGSHYLGEVALVPDPSPISQSGILFYNTLFDENASNHLAIGSAYAFNVKGGEEMSREELEAAGVNNSLTHVDFMIGSSEMDIDGVTESGEVVPVFRKGDWAF, translated from the coding sequence ATGACAGTATTTAGTGAAAAGTTAGAAAAATATGCAGAATTGATTATTAAAGTTGGAGTAAACGTCCAACCTGAACAGAAAGTAGTAATTATGGCTCCAGTTGACGCGGCTCCGCTTGTTCGTCTAATTTCCAAATACGCTTTTGAAGTTGGCGCTGAGGATGTTATTATGGATTGGCGCGATGAAGAACTAGGCGCATTACGCTACAAAAATGCCCCACTACGCGTTTTTGAAAGTGCTCCGGTTCACCGTGTAGCAGAAAAAACAGAGCTTGCTAAAGAAGGCGCTTGTTTTATTTCCATCACTTCCGAAGATCCGGATTTGCTAAACGGTGTAGATAGCAACAAAATTGCGACTTTCCAAAAAACAATGGGTGGCGCAATGAGTGAATTCCGCGAGTTAATGCAAGCCAACGTAGTAAGTTGGACAGTTGTTGCAGCTGCTTCACAAGGCTGGGCAGCAAAAGTATTCCCAGATTTAACTCCAGAAGAACAAATGGAAACACTTTGGGAAGCTATTTTTGAAACAACTCGTATCAATACCGAAAACCCGGTAGAAACTTGGAAAAATCACGATCAAACACTAGCTGCAAAAGCAGATAGTTTAAATGAAAAACAATTTACTTCCTTACATTATACAGCTCCTGGAACAGATCTTACAATTGGTCTTCCAAAAAACCATCTTTGGGTTGGCGCTGGTAGTAAGAATAAAAAAGGACATGAATTTATGGCCAATATGCCGACAGAAGAAGTTTTCTGTTGTGCGGATAAACTAAAAGTGGAAGGCTATGTTTCTAGCACGAAACCTCTTAGTTATGCAGGAAATATTATCGATGACTTCAAAATCACTTTCGAAAAAGGTCGTATTGTGGGTGTAGAAGCAGCGTCCGGCGAGGAAATTTTAAAAGATTTAATCGCGACTGATGAAGGTTCTCACTACTTAGGCGAAGTGGCGCTAGTTCCAGATCCTTCCCCAATTTCCCAATCCGGCATTTTATTCTACAACACCCTATTTGACGAAAATGCTTCTAACCACTTAGCAATCGGTAGTGCGTATGCATTTAATGTTAAAGGTGGCGAAGAAATGTCTCGTGAAGAATTAGAAGCAGCTGGTGTTAACAATAGTTTAACGCACGTTGATTTCATGATTGGTTCTTCTGAAATGGACATTGATGGTGTAACCGAATCTGGTGAAGTGGTTCCTGTTTTCCGTAAAGGCGACTGGGCATTCTAA
- the fosX gene encoding fosfomycin resistance hydrolase FosX: MISGLSHITLIVKDLNRTTAFLQNIFDAEEIYSSGDKTFSLSKEKFFLIAGLWICIMEGDSLQERTYNHIAFQIQSEEVDEYIERIKSLGVEIKPERPRVQGEGRSIYFYDFDNHLFELHAGTLEERLKRYHE; the protein is encoded by the coding sequence ATGATTTCGGGATTAAGTCATATAACGCTCATTGTGAAAGATTTGAATAGAACAACTGCTTTCTTACAGAATATTTTTGATGCAGAAGAAATCTATTCTAGTGGCGACAAAACATTTTCGCTTTCCAAAGAAAAATTTTTTCTAATTGCTGGTCTGTGGATTTGCATTATGGAAGGAGATTCTTTACAAGAGCGAACTTACAATCATATTGCATTCCAAATTCAATCCGAGGAAGTGGATGAATATATTGAGCGAATTAAATCTCTTGGTGTGGAAATAAAACCAGAACGCCCTAGAGTCCAAGGCGAGGGACGGTCGATTTATTTTTATGACTTTGATAATCATCTCTTTGAACTGCACGCTGGGACATTAGAAGAACGCTTAAAAAGGTATCATGAATAG
- a CDS encoding class I SAM-dependent methyltransferase, whose amino-acid sequence MIKMTKRKKITLIILGGILGMSFILYKPLIDYLSEQAANPRGIIGEITTKIWSSYFTDLSKWTISNTEMNERTNVLDIGYGGGSNVKNLVELNKNITIYGVDISEESYKTATNVNKKAVNAGKVKLSIQDVAAMSYQADFFDVVYAIQTHMYWDNPQKGFEEIYRVMSKEGIFILSSEKDKIDYHMDEYKTTASLTALLKEIGFREVEVQEKGNWILYAIRK is encoded by the coding sequence ATGATAAAAATGACAAAAAGAAAGAAAATAACTTTAATCATTTTGGGAGGTATACTGGGGATGAGTTTTATTTTATATAAACCACTAATTGACTATTTAAGCGAACAAGCGGCTAATCCGCGTGGAATTATTGGTGAAATCACTACGAAAATATGGTCTTCTTACTTTACAGATTTGAGTAAGTGGACAATTAGTAATACAGAAATGAACGAGCGTACTAATGTATTAGATATTGGTTACGGCGGCGGCTCCAATGTTAAAAATCTTGTCGAATTAAATAAAAATATAACTATTTACGGAGTGGATATTTCAGAAGAGTCCTATAAAACAGCCACGAATGTAAACAAAAAAGCAGTAAATGCCGGAAAAGTAAAACTATCTATCCAAGATGTTGCTGCAATGAGTTACCAAGCAGATTTTTTCGATGTAGTCTATGCTATACAAACCCATATGTACTGGGATAATCCTCAAAAGGGCTTTGAAGAAATCTATCGGGTGATGTCAAAAGAAGGGATTTTCATACTATCATCGGAAAAAGATAAAATTGATTACCATATGGATGAATATAAAACAACGGCTTCGCTAACAGCACTTTTAAAAGAGATTGGTTTTAGGGAGGTAGAGGTGCAAGAGAAGGGGAATTGGATTTTATATGCAATAAGGAAATGA
- a CDS encoding OsmC family protein: MTKPLKLVYTENGFDTGDFLIDDKMTNYSPADLMLISIASCSAIVFRNILKKKRVEFSDLWIDATMERIPEEENRISAIHLHFKITGDNLEPKPLEKALKLTPKYCSMVRSVEKSILVDESLEIMP, encoded by the coding sequence ATGACAAAACCATTAAAGCTAGTTTATACCGAAAATGGGTTTGACACAGGGGATTTTTTAATTGATGATAAAATGACCAACTATTCACCCGCTGATTTGATGTTGATATCTATTGCCAGTTGTAGCGCCATTGTTTTTCGTAACATTTTAAAGAAAAAAAGAGTGGAATTCAGCGACTTATGGATAGATGCCACAATGGAACGCATTCCGGAAGAAGAAAATCGTATAAGTGCGATACATCTTCATTTTAAAATAACAGGAGATAACTTGGAGCCTAAACCACTTGAAAAGGCGCTAAAACTAACACCAAAATACTGTTCGATGGTTCGTTCTGTCGAAAAAAGCATCCTTGTCGATGAAAGTCTGGAAATCATGCCATAA
- a CDS encoding DUF1128 domain-containing protein produces MNLETPSQENLTFMLTEITTKLKMVNVGVFENLELDSVDYNALIDIYQLIKRKSNFSPREMQLFAEELRRIRK; encoded by the coding sequence ATGAATCTTGAAACCCCTTCGCAGGAAAATTTAACTTTTATGTTAACTGAAATTACTACGAAACTAAAAATGGTAAATGTTGGTGTTTTTGAAAATCTTGAGCTTGACTCTGTTGATTATAACGCACTTATCGATATTTATCAGCTAATAAAACGCAAATCCAATTTTAGCCCGCGCGAAATGCAATTATTTGCAGAAGAGTTGCGCCGGATTAGAAAATAA